A stretch of the Esox lucius isolate fEsoLuc1 chromosome 2, fEsoLuc1.pri, whole genome shotgun sequence genome encodes the following:
- the ist1 gene encoding IST1 homolog isoform X3, protein MLAIMLGGGFKAERLRVNLRLVINRLKLLEKKKTELAQKARKEIADYLSSGKDERARIRVEHIIREDYLVEAMEILELYCDLLLARFGLIQSMKELDPGLQEAVSTLIWAAPRLQSEVNELKTVSDQLCAKYSKEYGKLCRTNQIGTVNDRLMHKLSVEAPPKILVERYLIEIAKNYNVPYEPDAMVRPEACQGEEADLIDVDSDFKKPGGGGGGGGGFTAGAMPMPMGPPAFSYPTPRGPAPGPIGFNGPPVGTYDSFNNFQPPQPPARGGQPPELPSCPPTYESVIGPGPSPQHYDNNALPELPSVPDTLPTSSLGGRGNTASSDDIDFDDLSRRFEELKKKT, encoded by the exons ATG TTGGCCATCATGCTTGGCGGCGGATTCAAGGCAGAGAGACTTCGGGTCAATCTTCGACTGGTGATCAATCGCCTAAAACTcttggagaaaaagaaaa CTGAGCTAGCTCAGAAGGCACGAAAGGAGATTGCGGACTACCTATCATCAGGAAAGGATGAGCGAGCGAGGATCCGCGTGGAGCACATCATCAGAGAGGACTACCTGGTTGAGGCCATGGAGATCCTGGAACTTTACTGTGACCTGCTGCTGGCTCGCTTTGGCCTCATTCAATCCATGAA GGAGCTGGACCCTGGCCTACAGGAGGCTGTATCCACACTCATCTGGGCAGCACCCCGTCTACAGTCTGAGGTCAACGAGCTCAAAACT GTGTCTGATCAGCTGTGTGCTAAATACAGCAAGGAATACGGCAAGCTCTGTAGGACAAACCAAATTGGAACTGTCAATGATAGG CTCATGCACAAACTGAGTGTGGAAGCTCCCCCTAAGATCCTGGTGGAGCGCTATCTCATTGAGATTGCCAAGAACTACAATGTCCCCTATGAGCCAGACGCCATGGTCAGG cCTGAAGCATGTCAAGGAGAGGAGGCTGACCTCATAGACGTGGACTCAGACTTCAAGAAGCCAGGcggtggaggtggtggaggaggtggctTCACCGCTGGAGCCATGCCCATGCCCATGGGCCCCCCGGCGTTCAGCTACCCCACACCAAGAGGACCA GCACCTGGCCCCATCGGATTCAACGGGCCCCCAGTTGGCACTTATGACTCCTTTAATAACTTCCAGCCCCCTCAGCCTCCAGCAAGAGGAGGGCAACCCCCGGAGCTGCCCAGCTGCCCCCCCACCTATGAGTCT GTCATCG GCCCCGGACCATCACCCCAGCACTACGACAACAACGCCCTCCCCGAGCTGCCCTCCGTTCCTGACACGCTCCCCACTTCCTCTTTGGGAGGCAGGGGAAATACAGCCAGCTCCGATGACATCGACTTTGATGACCTGTCACGGCGCTTTGAGGAGCTGAAAAAGAAGACCTAG
- the ist1 gene encoding IST1 homolog isoform X2, producing MLGGGFKAERLRVNLRLVINRLKLLEKKKTELAQKARKEIADYLSSGKDERARIRVEHIIREDYLVEAMEILELYCDLLLARFGLIQSMKELDPGLQEAVSTLIWAAPRLQSEVNELKTVSDQLCAKYSKEYGKLCRTNQIGTVNDRLMHKLSVEAPPKILVERYLIEIAKNYNVPYEPDAMVRPEACQGEEADLIDVDSDFKKPGGGGGGGGGFTAGAMPMPMGPPAFSYPTPRGPAPGPIGFNGPPVGTYDSFNNFQPPQPPARGGQPPELPSCPPTYESIDDLCIKPSDPSQVIGPGPSPQHYDNNALPELPSVPDTLPTSSLGGRGNTASSDDIDFDDLSRRFEELKKKT from the exons ATGCTTGGCGGCGGATTCAAGGCAGAGAGACTTCGGGTCAATCTTCGACTGGTGATCAATCGCCTAAAACTcttggagaaaaagaaaa CTGAGCTAGCTCAGAAGGCACGAAAGGAGATTGCGGACTACCTATCATCAGGAAAGGATGAGCGAGCGAGGATCCGCGTGGAGCACATCATCAGAGAGGACTACCTGGTTGAGGCCATGGAGATCCTGGAACTTTACTGTGACCTGCTGCTGGCTCGCTTTGGCCTCATTCAATCCATGAA GGAGCTGGACCCTGGCCTACAGGAGGCTGTATCCACACTCATCTGGGCAGCACCCCGTCTACAGTCTGAGGTCAACGAGCTCAAAACT GTGTCTGATCAGCTGTGTGCTAAATACAGCAAGGAATACGGCAAGCTCTGTAGGACAAACCAAATTGGAACTGTCAATGATAGG CTCATGCACAAACTGAGTGTGGAAGCTCCCCCTAAGATCCTGGTGGAGCGCTATCTCATTGAGATTGCCAAGAACTACAATGTCCCCTATGAGCCAGACGCCATGGTCAGG cCTGAAGCATGTCAAGGAGAGGAGGCTGACCTCATAGACGTGGACTCAGACTTCAAGAAGCCAGGcggtggaggtggtggaggaggtggctTCACCGCTGGAGCCATGCCCATGCCCATGGGCCCCCCGGCGTTCAGCTACCCCACACCAAGAGGACCA GCACCTGGCCCCATCGGATTCAACGGGCCCCCAGTTGGCACTTATGACTCCTTTAATAACTTCCAGCCCCCTCAGCCTCCAGCAAGAGGAGGGCAACCCCCGGAGCTGCCCAGCTGCCCCCCCACCTATGAGTCT ATTGATGATCTATGTATTAAACCTTCTGATCCATCCCAGGTCATCG GCCCCGGACCATCACCCCAGCACTACGACAACAACGCCCTCCCCGAGCTGCCCTCCGTTCCTGACACGCTCCCCACTTCCTCTTTGGGAGGCAGGGGAAATACAGCCAGCTCCGATGACATCGACTTTGATGACCTGTCACGGCGCTTTGAGGAGCTGAAAAAGAAGACCTAG
- the ist1 gene encoding IST1 homolog isoform X1, translated as MLAIMLGGGFKAERLRVNLRLVINRLKLLEKKKTELAQKARKEIADYLSSGKDERARIRVEHIIREDYLVEAMEILELYCDLLLARFGLIQSMKELDPGLQEAVSTLIWAAPRLQSEVNELKTVSDQLCAKYSKEYGKLCRTNQIGTVNDRLMHKLSVEAPPKILVERYLIEIAKNYNVPYEPDAMVRPEACQGEEADLIDVDSDFKKPGGGGGGGGGFTAGAMPMPMGPPAFSYPTPRGPAPGPIGFNGPPVGTYDSFNNFQPPQPPARGGQPPELPSCPPTYESIDDLCIKPSDPSQVIGPGPSPQHYDNNALPELPSVPDTLPTSSLGGRGNTASSDDIDFDDLSRRFEELKKKT; from the exons ATG TTGGCCATCATGCTTGGCGGCGGATTCAAGGCAGAGAGACTTCGGGTCAATCTTCGACTGGTGATCAATCGCCTAAAACTcttggagaaaaagaaaa CTGAGCTAGCTCAGAAGGCACGAAAGGAGATTGCGGACTACCTATCATCAGGAAAGGATGAGCGAGCGAGGATCCGCGTGGAGCACATCATCAGAGAGGACTACCTGGTTGAGGCCATGGAGATCCTGGAACTTTACTGTGACCTGCTGCTGGCTCGCTTTGGCCTCATTCAATCCATGAA GGAGCTGGACCCTGGCCTACAGGAGGCTGTATCCACACTCATCTGGGCAGCACCCCGTCTACAGTCTGAGGTCAACGAGCTCAAAACT GTGTCTGATCAGCTGTGTGCTAAATACAGCAAGGAATACGGCAAGCTCTGTAGGACAAACCAAATTGGAACTGTCAATGATAGG CTCATGCACAAACTGAGTGTGGAAGCTCCCCCTAAGATCCTGGTGGAGCGCTATCTCATTGAGATTGCCAAGAACTACAATGTCCCCTATGAGCCAGACGCCATGGTCAGG cCTGAAGCATGTCAAGGAGAGGAGGCTGACCTCATAGACGTGGACTCAGACTTCAAGAAGCCAGGcggtggaggtggtggaggaggtggctTCACCGCTGGAGCCATGCCCATGCCCATGGGCCCCCCGGCGTTCAGCTACCCCACACCAAGAGGACCA GCACCTGGCCCCATCGGATTCAACGGGCCCCCAGTTGGCACTTATGACTCCTTTAATAACTTCCAGCCCCCTCAGCCTCCAGCAAGAGGAGGGCAACCCCCGGAGCTGCCCAGCTGCCCCCCCACCTATGAGTCT ATTGATGATCTATGTATTAAACCTTCTGATCCATCCCAGGTCATCG GCCCCGGACCATCACCCCAGCACTACGACAACAACGCCCTCCCCGAGCTGCCCTCCGTTCCTGACACGCTCCCCACTTCCTCTTTGGGAGGCAGGGGAAATACAGCCAGCTCCGATGACATCGACTTTGATGACCTGTCACGGCGCTTTGAGGAGCTGAAAAAGAAGACCTAG